The Nitrosomonas communis genome has a segment encoding these proteins:
- a CDS encoding SRPBCC family protein: MFNLGNMLNLGSTEPIIGRASTLVECSTKDLFKYLGEDLFQNYPKWSPEVQELEQLTPGPVQLGTLGRQVRLDMGRRSESRFKIFTFEPGVRLVLAGVSDPFRCTYELQDMNLEKSTKLTFSFELLELLVVMRPFEGLVRSAIKDGAERTVQNIKRLVEAEKSMESSAT, encoded by the coding sequence ATGTTCAATTTAGGCAACATGCTCAACTTGGGCTCTACAGAACCGATCATAGGAAGAGCTTCCACTTTAGTGGAATGTTCGACGAAAGATCTCTTCAAATATCTGGGTGAGGATCTGTTCCAGAATTACCCAAAATGGTCGCCGGAGGTTCAAGAGCTTGAGCAACTCACACCAGGTCCAGTACAACTGGGTACGCTTGGGCGGCAAGTGCGTCTTGATATGGGGCGCCGTAGCGAATCACGCTTCAAAATTTTTACTTTTGAACCGGGTGTACGCTTGGTATTGGCCGGTGTATCTGATCCCTTTCGCTGTACCTATGAATTGCAGGATATGAATCTGGAGAAATCTACTAAACTGACGTTTTCTTTTGAGCTGCTGGAATTATTAGTTGTCATGCGGCCTTTCGAGGGATTAGTTCGTTCTGCTATAAAAGATGGGGCTGAACGTACCGTTCAGAATATCAAGCGCCTGGTAGAGGCAGAAAAATCAATGGAAAGTTCTGCAACCTGA
- a CDS encoding M90 family metallopeptidase, giving the protein MIWKLKKWWRNYIFQHEPIAEAIWQNVLARVHFLQGLTQPETLQLRQWTSIFLHDKKINGAQGLIVTEEMRVMIAIQACMLILELDLDYYRNWLEIIVYPGEFILDYEYTDEMGIVHAVHMAASGESWLAGPVILSWEDVNNTNNKQGYNVVIHEFAHKLDMLNGTANGCPPLHRNMDPRAWTAAFKQAFEACCKQLDKGDELVIDPYAATSPAEFFAVMSEAFFVKPYAIQQYFPQVYQQLSAFYRQNPAMRWPTGVNL; this is encoded by the coding sequence ATGATATGGAAACTGAAAAAGTGGTGGCGAAACTATATCTTCCAGCATGAACCGATCGCTGAAGCCATCTGGCAGAATGTGCTAGCACGCGTGCACTTTCTGCAAGGATTGACCCAGCCTGAAACCCTACAGCTGCGGCAATGGACGAGCATTTTCCTGCACGACAAAAAAATAAATGGCGCGCAGGGTCTCATCGTCACGGAAGAAATGCGCGTAATGATCGCGATCCAGGCCTGTATGCTGATTTTGGAACTTGATCTGGACTATTATCGCAACTGGCTGGAAATCATCGTCTATCCAGGAGAATTCATTCTTGATTATGAATATACCGATGAAATGGGCATCGTTCACGCTGTACACATGGCCGCATCAGGCGAATCATGGCTAGCTGGACCCGTCATCCTTTCATGGGAAGATGTCAACAATACCAATAATAAACAGGGATATAATGTGGTAATACATGAGTTTGCACATAAGCTGGATATGTTGAATGGGACAGCCAATGGCTGTCCTCCACTGCACAGAAATATGGATCCACGCGCCTGGACTGCGGCCTTTAAGCAAGCTTTTGAGGCTTGCTGTAAGCAGCTCGATAAAGGAGATGAGCTGGTTATCGATCCTTATGCCGCTACCAGTCCGGCAGAATTCTTTGCAGTCATGAGTGAAGCTTTTTTTGTCAAGCCATATGCAATACAACAATATTTTCCTCAAGTCTATCAGCAATTGTCTGCCTTCTATCGCCAGAACCCAGCGATGCGATGGCCAACAGGAGTTAACTTGTGA
- the glk gene encoding glucokinase — MNNYFIYGDIGGTKTLLRAEVADGNKTDLYYERRYDSQAYPDFDMILADFLDKAELNQAGHFPISACFGIAGPIMSQRAKLTNLPWLMDASALAAKFSIPKVKLINDFEAIALGIEKLCLNDLAALQWGIAERQAMRVVLGAGTGMGVAWLHWQGDRYIPLSTEGGHIEFAPATSLQMELLDYLMKKFDHVSVERVLSGPGLTNIFNFLQSDPTRFPGIIAEELKEDSGAVIAQLAYEQKHPIALQAFELFVEIYGAYAGNLALLGLCRGGVYIAGGIAPKIIDTLLTGNFMHAFRHKGRYSEMMSEIPVYVIMNPQVGLLGAGLEAQRLMGAST; from the coding sequence GTGAACAACTATTTTATTTATGGTGATATCGGTGGCACCAAGACATTATTGCGTGCAGAAGTAGCCGACGGTAATAAAACGGATTTATATTACGAACGGCGTTATGACAGCCAGGCTTATCCTGATTTCGACATGATACTCGCCGATTTTCTGGACAAAGCGGAACTGAATCAAGCCGGCCACTTTCCAATATCAGCTTGTTTTGGCATAGCAGGCCCAATCATGTCGCAACGAGCCAAACTGACCAATTTACCCTGGTTGATGGACGCATCCGCTCTTGCAGCCAAATTTTCTATTCCCAAGGTAAAGCTGATCAATGATTTCGAAGCGATCGCATTAGGTATTGAAAAGTTATGCCTGAATGATCTGGCAGCGCTGCAATGGGGGATAGCAGAGAGGCAAGCAATGCGGGTAGTGTTAGGCGCGGGGACCGGTATGGGCGTCGCCTGGCTTCATTGGCAAGGCGATCGTTATATTCCGTTATCTACAGAAGGAGGGCACATTGAATTCGCCCCTGCCACCTCCTTGCAGATGGAATTACTGGATTATCTGATGAAAAAATTTGATCACGTCTCAGTCGAGCGGGTTCTTTCAGGACCGGGGTTGACTAATATCTTCAATTTCCTGCAAAGCGACCCAACCAGATTTCCCGGGATCATTGCTGAGGAATTAAAGGAAGACAGCGGCGCCGTCATCGCGCAGCTGGCCTATGAGCAAAAGCACCCGATCGCTCTGCAAGCATTTGAGTTGTTTGTTGAAATTTATGGCGCCTACGCGGGCAATCTGGCGCTGCTGGGATTATGCCGAGGCGGCGTCTATATTGCTGGCGGGATCGCACCCAAAATCATTGACACCTTGCTGACGGGCAATTTCATGCATGCCTTCCGCCATAAAGGGCGATACTCCGAAATGATGAGTGAAATTCCAGTCTATGTCATCATGAACCCGCAAGTGGGCTTGTTAGGCGCCGGTCTCGAAGCGCAACGGTTAATGGGAGCTAGCACTTGA
- a CDS encoding DUF4126 domain-containing protein: MGSYEALMATLALTMGASWASGINLYAVMLVLGLGGATDNINLPAELSVLENPLVIGAAAVMYVVQFFIDKIPGLDSAWDTLHTFVRIPAGAMLAAGTVGDVSPAMEIAAGILGGGVAATSHATKTGTRLMLNTSPEPVTNWSASISEDLLVLGGLWTALNHPILFLILFIIFIGLAIWLLPKLWKFIRGVLLRIGKFFGMTNASATETGHGAASFTESKHEGK, from the coding sequence ATGGGTAGTTATGAAGCATTAATGGCCACTTTGGCGCTCACCATGGGCGCATCGTGGGCAAGCGGCATTAATTTATATGCCGTTATGCTGGTGCTGGGCCTCGGAGGTGCCACAGACAATATCAACTTACCAGCCGAACTCAGCGTGCTAGAAAATCCACTGGTGATCGGCGCAGCGGCGGTGATGTATGTAGTACAGTTTTTTATCGATAAAATACCCGGCCTGGATAGCGCCTGGGACACCCTGCACACTTTTGTCCGCATCCCTGCAGGCGCCATGCTGGCAGCCGGTACGGTGGGTGATGTGTCCCCTGCAATGGAAATCGCCGCAGGCATTCTGGGCGGTGGCGTCGCCGCTACCAGTCACGCCACCAAGACGGGCACACGCTTGATGCTTAATACCTCACCCGAGCCAGTCACAAACTGGTCTGCCTCCATCAGTGAAGATTTACTGGTGCTAGGTGGCTTATGGACTGCATTGAATCACCCCATATTATTTCTGATCCTGTTCATTATTTTTATTGGCCTAGCCATCTGGCTATTGCCCAAATTGTGGAAATTTATTAGAGGGGTGTTACTCAGAATAGGTAAATTCTTTGGAATGACAAACGCTAGCGCTACTGAAACTGGTCATGGCGCTGCGTCATTTACTGAAAGCAAGCATGAGGGCAAATAG
- a CDS encoding helix-turn-helix domain-containing protein translates to MDIAEIAKASGLPASTLRYYEEKGLIQSYGRSGLRRLFHADILQRLALISLARSAGFSLEEISEMFTPQGPEINRQLLLTRADELDRKIKELTSMRDSLRHAAVCSAPSHFECSKFLRLLKVAGKNRFRPANKFSKNKSTGKAQKT, encoded by the coding sequence ATGGACATTGCAGAGATTGCTAAGGCATCGGGGTTGCCGGCCTCGACATTACGGTATTACGAAGAGAAAGGGCTTATTCAATCTTACGGCCGCAGTGGTTTGCGGCGGCTATTTCATGCTGATATTCTGCAGAGGCTGGCGCTGATTTCATTGGCACGTAGCGCTGGGTTTTCACTTGAAGAGATTTCGGAAATGTTTACCCCTCAGGGACCTGAAATCAATAGGCAACTGCTTTTAACGAGGGCTGACGAATTGGACAGAAAAATAAAAGAATTAACTTCTATGCGCGACAGCCTCCGTCATGCAGCGGTATGTAGCGCCCCCAGTCATTTCGAGTGTTCAAAATTCCTTCGTCTTCTAAAGGTTGCAGGGAAAAACCGCTTCAGGCCTGCAAATAAATTTTCTAAGAATAAATCTACGGGTAAAGCACAGAAAACTTGA
- the tmpT gene encoding thiopurine S-methyltransferase — MEASYWHQRWQQGEIGFHESQVHPALVEHLSRLNLTKGARLFLPLCGKTLDIAWLLANNYRIVGAELSSIAINELFAALGLVPEITPVGALSRYSAKNIDIWVGDIFDLTSSLLGAVDAIYDRAALVALPEHMRNRYAAHLIVLTHATPQLLITYEYDQHLYDGPPFSVPEKELKQHYGGTYQLQQMAQDQIAGGLKGKVEASTVIWLLQRKKT, encoded by the coding sequence ATGGAAGCGAGTTACTGGCATCAAAGATGGCAACAGGGTGAAATTGGTTTTCATGAAAGCCAAGTCCATCCGGCGTTGGTTGAGCATTTGAGCAGATTGAACCTGACAAAAGGGGCCAGACTCTTTCTACCTTTGTGCGGTAAAACGCTTGACATTGCCTGGTTGCTTGCAAATAACTATCGAATTGTCGGTGCAGAGCTGAGTTCGATCGCAATAAACGAACTGTTTGCAGCGCTGGGTTTAGTACCGGAAATCACCCCAGTTGGAGCGCTGTCTCGCTACAGCGCAAAAAATATCGATATCTGGGTTGGTGATATATTCGACTTAACTAGCAGCCTGCTCGGCGCAGTTGATGCCATCTATGACAGAGCGGCTTTAGTAGCACTGCCAGAGCACATGCGCAACCGATATGCGGCACATCTGATAGTGCTCACTCATGCAACTCCGCAGTTGCTGATCACCTATGAATATGACCAGCACTTATATGATGGTCCGCCATTTTCAGTTCCGGAAAAAGAATTGAAGCAGCATTATGGCGGAACTTATCAGCTGCAGCAGATGGCGCAAGATCAAATCGCGGGCGGCCTCAAGGGAAAAGTGGAGGCATCAACTGTTATATGGCTTCTTCAAAGGAAAAAGACATGA
- a CDS encoding sulfite exporter TauE/SafE family protein — protein MTAVHMLSIEWLLLYAALGALVGFMSGLFGVGGSGILVPLLASLFAYQGIGTGQPVHLALGTALTCMIVTSAVSTRAHNARGSVEWKVVGGMTLGILVGAYAASQVAAKVNVAYIALFFAFFMGLVAMQIFIGWQPKPSNKPMRHHTLISVGMSIGAISALAAVGGSLLTILYLSYKNIEFKKAIGTSAAIGFPIAIAGAAGYMIGGWSATSDIPYTVGYLYAPAFITISITSIIAAPVGVRLSHNLPAGYMKKIFAVTSLLLSIKMCLSVAWD, from the coding sequence ATGACTGCAGTTCATATGCTGAGCATTGAATGGCTTCTGTTATACGCCGCTCTGGGCGCCTTAGTTGGCTTTATGTCGGGGTTATTTGGTGTAGGTGGTAGCGGAATACTGGTTCCGCTGCTGGCATCTTTGTTTGCTTACCAAGGGATTGGTACAGGTCAGCCTGTCCATTTGGCGCTGGGCACAGCGTTGACATGCATGATTGTCACCTCAGCGGTAAGCACCCGGGCACACAACGCAAGGGGATCCGTAGAGTGGAAAGTAGTGGGCGGCATGACATTGGGGATTCTTGTGGGTGCTTATGCCGCTAGTCAGGTTGCTGCCAAGGTCAATGTGGCTTATATAGCGCTGTTTTTTGCCTTTTTTATGGGACTTGTGGCAATGCAAATATTTATTGGATGGCAACCTAAGCCCAGCAATAAACCAATGAGACATCATACATTGATAAGTGTCGGCATGAGTATTGGTGCTATTTCTGCACTGGCTGCGGTGGGCGGCAGCTTGCTTACCATTCTTTATCTGAGCTATAAAAATATTGAGTTTAAAAAAGCCATTGGCACCTCAGCAGCCATTGGCTTTCCGATTGCTATTGCGGGCGCGGCTGGCTATATGATAGGTGGCTGGTCTGCAACATCGGACATCCCTTACACGGTTGGCTACCTTTACGCCCCAGCATTTATCACTATATCTATCACCAGTATTATTGCTGCTCCTGTTGGCGTGCGTTTATCACACAATTTGCCAGCAGGGTATATGAAAAAAATATTCGCAGTTACGTCGTTGTTATTGAGTATAAAAATGTGCTTATCAGTTGCTTGGGACTAA
- a CDS encoding PIN domain-containing protein: MHYMMLDTCVLLDISTRKTDFPIVSALEELVSTGNVKLVIPDLAVSEFNRNKDNVAEKTTRRLSQEFKQVRSVVEEFSGNNKGTAIEVLKEVGSRLPLLSEANYATISRVEHLIEKSLKVEATDSAKLAAVARALDKRAPFHISKNSMADAVLIELFTEFVINNQSGGDAFVFVTHNHNDFSSKDHREPHQDFSEIFSSSNVHYFSTISSAINFLDEGMLEDAQFEYDFAQETRSLQEILSAMDELVDKVWYNRHCNRAYHMKNGNIRIIPDDDKRYGNEVIHESIWRSALEAARKVVEKYDDTGPWDDFEWGILNGKLSAPRWVLGDEWDMLDT; the protein is encoded by the coding sequence ATGCACTACATGATGCTTGATACCTGCGTGTTATTAGATATATCTACTCGGAAAACGGATTTCCCTATAGTGTCCGCCTTAGAGGAGCTGGTGTCGACCGGAAATGTCAAGCTTGTTATCCCGGACCTCGCTGTGTCCGAGTTTAACAGAAACAAAGATAATGTTGCGGAGAAAACAACGAGACGGCTATCGCAGGAATTTAAACAAGTTAGAAGCGTTGTCGAGGAATTTAGTGGTAATAATAAAGGAACTGCTATAGAAGTTCTTAAAGAGGTGGGTTCTAGATTGCCGCTACTGTCAGAAGCTAACTATGCAACCATCTCGAGGGTTGAGCATCTGATAGAAAAATCGTTGAAGGTCGAGGCAACAGATAGTGCCAAGTTAGCGGCTGTCGCAAGAGCGCTTGATAAGCGAGCGCCCTTCCATATCAGTAAGAACTCCATGGCAGATGCAGTACTCATTGAGTTATTTACGGAGTTTGTTATTAATAACCAATCCGGCGGTGACGCGTTTGTCTTTGTTACGCACAATCACAACGATTTCTCTTCCAAAGATCATCGCGAGCCCCATCAGGATTTTTCTGAGATTTTTTCTAGCAGCAACGTTCACTACTTCAGCACCATATCATCCGCCATTAACTTTCTGGATGAAGGTATGCTAGAGGATGCTCAGTTTGAATATGACTTCGCGCAGGAAACTCGTAGTCTCCAAGAAATCCTTTCTGCTATGGATGAGCTGGTAGATAAGGTATGGTACAACCGTCATTGCAACCGGGCTTATCATATGAAAAATGGTAATATCCGCATCATTCCTGATGATGATAAAAGATACGGAAATGAGGTAATTCATGAGAGTATATGGAGAAGCGCTCTCGAAGCAGCTCGGAAGGTGGTAGAGAAATATGATGACACCGGCCCATGGGATGACTTTGAATGGGGGATACTAAACGGGAAGCTGTCAGCACCTCGCTGGGTCTTGGGTGACGAGTGGGATATGCTAGACACCTGA
- a CDS encoding dihydrofolate reductase — protein sequence MTAQRLSILVAMATNRVIGRNNALPWHLSADLKRFKALTMGQILIMGRKTYESIGRPLPGRINIIVTRQPAFSVPGTVVTGSIEEALTACLPYPDKEIFIIGGAELYQQTLAYCQHIYLTEIQQNFEGDTFFPEFDQDEWYESSREIHRLEDGSKLEYHFVVLERKTAL from the coding sequence ATGACAGCACAGCGTTTATCCATCCTGGTAGCCATGGCCACTAACCGCGTCATCGGTCGAAATAATGCGCTTCCCTGGCATCTGTCAGCCGACCTCAAACGCTTTAAAGCGCTTACCATGGGGCAAATACTCATCATGGGACGAAAAACCTATGAATCCATCGGCAGGCCACTGCCAGGGCGTATCAATATCATCGTCACGAGGCAGCCAGCTTTTTCAGTCCCGGGTACGGTAGTAACCGGCTCGATTGAGGAAGCATTGACCGCCTGTTTGCCTTATCCGGATAAGGAAATCTTCATTATTGGCGGTGCAGAACTTTACCAGCAGACACTGGCGTATTGCCAGCATATCTATCTTACCGAGATACAGCAGAATTTTGAGGGTGATACTTTTTTTCCTGAATTTGATCAAGATGAATGGTATGAATCCTCACGTGAGATCCATAGGTTAGAAGATGGAAGCAAACTGGAATACCATTTTGTGGTGCTGGAGCGTAAAACGGCTTTATAG
- a CDS encoding thymidylate synthase, which translates to MHQYLELMRHVLEHGHPKSDRTGTGTLSIFGYQMRFDLARGFPLVTTKKCHVKSIIHELLWFLRGDTNITYLKEKGVSIWDEWADADGNLGPIYGHQWRSWSSPGGGAVDQISQVVEQIRHTPDSRRMIVSAWNVNDLNKMKLAPCHVLFQFYVADDKLSCQLYQRSADIFLGVPFNIASYALLTLMMAQVCDLKPGDFVHSFGDAHLYLNHLEQAREQLAREPRKQPTMRLNPLVKDIFAFNYDDFMLDNYHPHPAIKAQVAV; encoded by the coding sequence ATGCATCAATATCTTGAACTTATGCGGCATGTGCTCGAGCACGGCCATCCAAAATCAGATCGTACCGGTACCGGCACGCTCTCTATTTTTGGCTATCAGATGCGTTTTGATCTGGCACGAGGTTTTCCGCTGGTCACGACCAAGAAGTGCCATGTCAAATCGATTATCCACGAATTACTCTGGTTTTTACGAGGCGACACCAACATAACCTATCTAAAAGAAAAGGGGGTCTCTATCTGGGACGAGTGGGCTGATGCAGACGGTAATCTTGGCCCCATTTATGGTCATCAATGGCGCTCCTGGTCAAGCCCCGGGGGAGGTGCAGTTGATCAAATTTCACAGGTGGTCGAGCAGATCAGGCACACCCCTGATTCCAGACGCATGATTGTTTCTGCCTGGAATGTGAATGATCTGAATAAAATGAAGCTGGCACCCTGTCATGTGCTGTTTCAGTTTTATGTGGCCGATGACAAGCTCTCCTGCCAGCTTTACCAGCGCAGCGCCGATATTTTTCTCGGGGTGCCGTTTAATATTGCTTCTTATGCCTTGCTCACTCTGATGATGGCGCAAGTTTGCGATTTAAAGCCGGGTGATTTTGTGCACTCGTTTGGCGATGCGCATCTTTACCTGAATCATCTTGAGCAGGCACGGGAACAGTTAGCGCGTGAACCAAGAAAGCAGCCCACCATGCGGCTCAACCCATTAGTAAAAGATATTTTTGCTTTTAATTATGACGATTTTATGCTGGATAATTACCATCCCCATCCAGCTATTAAAGCTCAGGTGGCAGTATGA
- a CDS encoding M17 family metallopeptidase, translated as MLATLLQNNLPIDESVKATHILALLPKLEKLPSKMNLPGEYALKALLLRREMQLSEISEIPVCANLQNGTLCTWVMVDFNKSVFEQHTVIRKALQLLLEEGPTQIHLSVHGNAHQRQLLAKLAVYVTWINGAVLPVRKLRAERKSLESIILYGHEDPDHFLLLRAQAEGNLLARGLTGLPPNELTPKTYREQIEKLAHNENWKYEEYDLATLRKLGAGAFVAVAQGSDTEDAAIVHLQRSNGKKSGNTVALVGKGICYDTGGHNLKPARFMHGMHEDMNGSAVALGVLLAATRADLPINIDCWLAIAQNHISPRAYKQNDVITALSGTTIEIIHTDAEGRLVLADTLTLAEKQKPDLMIDFATLTGSLYTALGSRYSGIFSNREHLIQKALAVGKSSGERVCAFPMDADYEADLESKIADIKQCTLDSDYDHILAARFLSRFIDDVPWLHMDLSACHHKGGLGAVGTDITGFGVAWSIAFLQKFLSN; from the coding sequence ATGCTCGCAACACTTTTACAAAATAACTTACCGATTGATGAATCTGTTAAAGCCACGCATATTCTGGCGCTCCTTCCCAAGCTGGAAAAACTGCCCAGCAAAATGAATCTGCCTGGCGAATATGCGCTCAAGGCATTACTGCTTCGGCGCGAGATGCAGTTATCTGAGATTAGCGAAATACCTGTCTGTGCCAATTTGCAAAATGGTACGCTCTGCACCTGGGTGATGGTGGATTTTAATAAATCTGTTTTTGAACAGCACACCGTGATTCGCAAAGCGCTGCAACTGCTATTGGAAGAGGGACCCACTCAGATTCATCTATCGGTTCATGGCAATGCGCATCAAAGACAGCTCTTGGCAAAATTAGCCGTTTATGTCACTTGGATCAATGGTGCCGTTTTACCGGTACGCAAACTGAGAGCTGAGAGAAAATCGCTTGAGTCGATTATTTTATATGGACATGAAGACCCTGACCATTTTTTACTGTTACGCGCTCAGGCTGAGGGAAATTTGCTCGCGCGCGGATTGACCGGCTTGCCGCCCAATGAGTTAACGCCCAAAACCTATCGCGAGCAGATCGAAAAACTTGCGCATAATGAAAACTGGAAATATGAAGAATATGACCTCGCTACTCTACGCAAGCTGGGCGCCGGTGCTTTTGTGGCGGTAGCCCAGGGCAGTGATACCGAAGATGCGGCCATCGTCCATTTACAGCGCAGCAATGGAAAAAAATCAGGCAATACCGTCGCGCTGGTCGGCAAAGGCATTTGCTATGACACAGGAGGGCATAATCTGAAGCCTGCGCGTTTCATGCATGGCATGCATGAGGATATGAACGGATCAGCGGTTGCACTCGGCGTATTACTCGCCGCAACGCGAGCTGATTTACCTATCAATATCGATTGCTGGTTGGCGATTGCACAAAATCACATTAGTCCCCGTGCTTATAAGCAAAATGATGTCATTACGGCATTAAGTGGGACCACAATAGAAATTATCCATACTGATGCGGAAGGCCGCTTGGTGCTTGCTGATACGTTGACTTTGGCAGAAAAACAAAAACCCGATTTGATGATCGATTTTGCCACCTTAACGGGTAGCCTTTATACCGCATTGGGGTCACGTTATAGCGGCATCTTCAGTAACCGCGAACATCTGATTCAGAAAGCGCTCGCTGTGGGAAAATCAAGTGGTGAACGCGTTTGTGCTTTTCCTATGGATGCTGATTACGAAGCTGATCTGGAAAGCAAAATCGCGGATATCAAACAATGCACGTTGGATAGCGATTATGACCATATTCTGGCAGCCCGTTTCCTCAGCCGGTTTATTGACGATGTGCCCTGGCTCCACATGGATCTTTCCGCCTGTCATCATAAAGGTGGCCTGGGGGCTGTGGGAACCGATATCACTGGCTTTGGCGTTGCCTGGTCCATCGCCTTTCTGCAAAAGTTTCTTAGCAACTAA
- a CDS encoding transglycosylase SLT domain-containing protein, with translation MVSTILAFLPSTTQAQEPLGNNKKGHTSEIKKTVVSSNNRSNDLWARIRNGFSLASMRSQEVSHNENRFARHQKYIDQIVERSRRYLFHIVEEVERRGMPMEVALIPIIESAFDPLAYSSQHASGLWQIIPSTGKAFGLEQNWWHDERRDVVAATRAALDYLQRLYKMFGDWKLTLAAYNCGEGMLKRYIDENYKEKEPINFRDLQLPTETKNHVAKIFAIKNIIANPENFGIKLKPLPNRPYFEQVEINQQIDVKLAAELADVTENEFTALNPAYHRPVIKIDDSPRKLLLPVNKAKTFVDNLENYDKSLVSWRIYRVKEAETMEGLSNLYTIDVAELAEINGIAENGIVRKGQILLVPRSKKRSGEKNYLAQNNERDKYNTLSPLN, from the coding sequence ATGGTTAGTACCATACTGGCTTTCCTACCATCTACGACACAAGCACAGGAACCTTTAGGAAATAATAAAAAAGGCCATACCTCGGAAATAAAGAAAACAGTCGTCTCTTCAAATAACCGTTCAAATGATTTATGGGCACGTATCCGTAATGGATTTTCCCTTGCGAGCATGCGAAGCCAGGAAGTAAGCCATAACGAAAATCGTTTTGCCCGCCATCAAAAGTATATCGATCAAATCGTTGAGCGGAGCAGACGCTATCTATTCCATATTGTGGAAGAAGTGGAACGGCGTGGCATGCCCATGGAGGTGGCACTGATTCCTATTATCGAAAGTGCTTTTGATCCACTCGCCTATTCTTCTCAGCATGCATCCGGTCTCTGGCAGATTATTCCCTCTACTGGGAAAGCATTCGGGCTTGAACAAAACTGGTGGCATGATGAACGACGCGATGTCGTGGCCGCTACACGTGCTGCCTTGGACTATCTGCAGCGGCTTTATAAAATGTTTGGGGACTGGAAATTGACTTTAGCCGCCTATAATTGTGGAGAGGGCATGCTAAAAAGATATATCGATGAAAATTATAAAGAAAAGGAGCCTATTAATTTTCGTGACCTTCAGTTACCTACTGAAACCAAAAATCATGTGGCTAAGATATTTGCAATAAAGAATATTATTGCTAATCCAGAAAATTTTGGGATCAAGCTAAAACCGCTTCCTAACCGGCCCTATTTTGAACAAGTTGAAATTAATCAGCAAATTGATGTGAAGTTGGCAGCTGAGCTGGCGGATGTAACGGAAAATGAATTTACTGCACTTAATCCAGCCTACCATCGGCCGGTTATCAAAATTGACGATTCACCCCGCAAACTTTTATTGCCAGTCAATAAGGCAAAAACTTTTGTGGATAATCTGGAAAATTACGATAAATCGCTCGTGTCATGGCGAATTTATCGGGTGAAAGAAGCGGAAACTATGGAGGGTTTATCCAATCTGTACACCATCGATGTGGCTGAACTTGCAGAGATCAATGGGATTGCTGAAAATGGCATTGTGAGGAAGGGACAGATTTTATTAGTTCCTCGCAGCAAAAAGAGAAGTGGAGAAAAAAATTATCTGGCACAAAATAACGAGAGGGATAAGTATAATACTCTCTCGCCATTGAATTAA